The proteins below are encoded in one region of Polypterus senegalus isolate Bchr_013 chromosome 2, ASM1683550v1, whole genome shotgun sequence:
- the LOC120524250 gene encoding late histone H2A.2.2-like — protein MSGRGKKVVAVEAKLKVQSRSSRAGLQFPVGRIYRLLRKGHYAERIGSGAPVYLAAVLEYLTAEVVELSGNAARDNKKMRIMPRHIQLAVRNDEELNRLLGGVTIAEGGVLPNIQAQLLPKKTKNASVNHEKDVESQEF, from the coding sequence ATGTCTGGTCGTGGGAAGAAGGTGGTGGCTGTTGAGGCTAAATTAAAGGTTCAGAGCAGATCCTCTAGGGCTGGGCTCCAGTTTCCTGTTGGTAGAATTTATCGGCTTCTACGGAAAGGACACTACGCAGAGAGAATTGGATCTGGTGCTCCGGTCTACCTGGCAGCAGTTCTTGAGTATTTGACTGCAGAGGTAGTGGAACTTTCTGGTAATGCAGCAAGGGACAACAAAAAAATGAGGATTATGCCCAGGCACATCCAGCTAGCAGTGAGGAATGATGAGGAGCTCAATAGGTTACTGGGAGGAGTGACCATTGCTGAAGGTGGAGTTTTGCCAAATATACAGGCTCAGCTGTTGCCTAAAAAGACTAAAAATGCTTCTGTTAATCATGAAAAAGATGTTGAGTCCCAGGAATTTTAG